From the genome of Persephonella atlantica:
GGAAAAAGAGTTTTGAGGAAGCTTCATACTTCAAGAAGGGAACAAAGGCTCACAAACTCCTTATCTACCCGTTTAAAAACTATGATATGAGAAAGGATTTCGATTTTATAAAGAAAACTGCAGACAATTTTGAGATTAAAAGTAGTATAAACAGCTATTTAGACCTGTTTTCTATGGAGGACAGTATAGGTGTTGTTATCATCCCTTTCCTGAAAGAAGGTCTATTTTCCATTTTTAAACTGAAGAAAATATTTGAGACTGCCAGCAAACCCTTCTTGCTTAGTAGAGGAAGATTTCCATACAGAGGTATCGTTGTTTCTCTCAACTGTCCTGACCCTGCATTTACATTAGAAATGGGAATAGAGATATCTCGTCTTATGAAACTTCCATTTGAAGCTGTATTCAGTGTTATGCCTGCAGAACTAAGAGGCGTTGAAGAAGAGGAAGCTATGAAAGAGAGAAACAACATCATTTCAGACTTTGAGCATATATATAAAAAAGAGATAAAGTATGCTGTCCTTGAGGGAAACCCTGTAAAGAAAACAGCAGAATATCTGAGAGACAGAAACGACTATCTTCTTGTTCTGTCGTATGATAAAAAGGAAGATATCTCTATTCTCAATCCAAGTGTTCCCTTTTATATTGCCAGAAACAGCAGAATCTCAACACTGTGCTTTCCGTTAGAGGAAACATATGAGTAAAGAAGAAGCTATTTTACTGCTTATTATCTCGGCTGGAGCATTTGTTGTTCCCTTTATCAGCAGGAGATTAATGCTACCTTCTGCTGTTGGTGAAATCATTTTTGGTCTATTTATTGGTATCTTTTTTTCGCAAACAGAAAAGACATTTTCCATCATACATTTTCTTGGGAGTTTAGGCTTCCTTATACTGATGTATCTTGCAGGACTGGAGATAAATTTTGAAAAAATAAAAACAACACCAAGGAAAAATCTCATCATATACAGCGTATCAATAATCACAGTTATACTGCTGTCGTTCCTTACAGTTATATACATAGAGCAACCAAAGATAAACATACTGATATATCTGACAGTGGCCATTGGCCTTCTGTATCCTGTTTTAAAGGACAGTAACCTGCTCAAAACAGACTTTGCTCAGTCAACACTCATTATCGCAAGTATAGGAGAAGTTATAAGCCTTGTGTTTATCTCAGGATTTTTTATGTACTTTAAATATGGGCTTTCTAAAGAAACTTTCATTCATCTGTTTGAGATATATCTGTTTTTCTTCATAGCCTACATAACACTGAAACTGTTTCAGCTTTACGCATGGTGGAATCCTGAAAAAGCATACAGACTGATAAAAACAGACGATCCTACAGAAACAGCAGTAAGAGCTAACTTTGCAAACATGTTTGTTTTTGTAGCCCTTGCCAGTCTTTTGGGGCTTGAGTATATAATAGGAGCATTTTTTGGAGGTATGCTTTTTGCAATGGTGTTTAAGAAAAGACATGAGATACAGGAAAAGATCAGCAGTTTTGGCTATGGATTTTTAATTCCTGTCTTCTTTATTGAGGTTGGTCTGAGATTTGATCTGTTTCAGCTTTTGAAAAAGGAGATAATACTGGGAGCTGTAACAATCTCAATAACAGTCCTTTTAATCAGGATGATTGCATCAATCCCTCTACCACTTGCAGGTTTCTCAATAAAGGAGACGTTTGCATTCCCTTTTGCTCTTTCAATGCCTCTCACACTCCTTGTTGCAATAGCAACACTGGGAATGGAAACGGGAGTTATCAATCAGGAATACGCATCAATGATAATACTTGCTTCCCTAATCAGCGGTACCGTTTACCCATGGTTGTTTAAATTTATCATAAGACTATAATAAAATAAAAAAGGCAGAAAAATGATTAATCTGACAACAGATGAAGCCACATTTACAGTTATTGACCTTGAAACTACAGGGTTTTTTCCAGAAAGGGACTACATCATAGAAATTGCGGCAATAAAGTTTCAGGGTGGAATCGAGATAGACAGATACTGGAAACTTATAAAGCCAGACAGTGAATTTATTCCTCCCTTTATAACAGAACTAACAGGAATAACAAATGCTATGGTTATAGACCAGCCTGTCATAAAGGATGTTATCCCCGAAATTTACCAGTTTATTGAAAGTTCAGTCCTTGTTGCCCACAACATAAAGTTTGACCTTTCTTTCCTGAACTACAATGCAAAAACATACTTAGGAAAAACCATAAAAAATCCATCTATATGTACAGACCATCTTGCAAGGAGAATACTTCCTGATATTGACAGTAAATCTTTAGAAAGTCTCGCATACCATTTCAGTATTCCATACAGACAGAAACATAGAGCGATGTCTGATGCTCAGGTAACAAAGCAGATTTTTGAGAAGATGCTGTCCTTCCTTGAGGATTACAATGTAAACAGGGTTATTGATATAATTAAACTCTCTGAAGGAAAGAAAATTAACTATCGGGAAAAGAGGAAAAAGTATGTTTAAAGTTGGATTAATAGGCTGTGGAAACATGGGAGAAGCTATTGTAAAGGGTCTGAGCAGAAAGATAAAATCCACAGACATCATAGTTTCTGACATAAATCCTGAAAGGGTTGAATATATGGTTGAAAAGTACAATGTTGCAGGAAGTTCAAGCAACAGGAGGGTTGTGGAAAACTCAGAAATTGTTATACTTGCTGTAAAACCAAAAGATTTAGAGGAAACAGTCAGCCCTATAAATGATTCTTTTAAAGGAAAAGTTGTTGTCTCTGTTCTTGCAGGAATATCTATACCTAAGCTAAAAAATTTGATGAAAGATAGCTTCATCGTTAGAGCAATGCCAAACACACCTGCTCTCGTTGGCGAGGGGGCAATAGGAGTGAGTTTTGAAAATGACAGCCCTGAAATAAAAGAAAAAATCATAGATTTACTCTCCTCACTCGGTACTGTTGTGGAGGTTGATGAAAAGCTGATGGATGTTGTAACAGGTCTGTCTGGAAGTGGTCCTGCATACGTTTTTATGTTTATTGAAGGACTGATTCAGGGAGGCATAAAGGGTGGTCTGTCATACAATCAATCCAGAGAACTTGCCGTCCAGACTGTTTTGGGAGCGGCAAAGATGCTGAAAGAAACAGGAGAACACCCTTCCATTTTGAGGGATAAGGTCAGTTCACCGGGAGGAACAACTATATATGCCCTGCACAGATTAGAGGAAAAAGGATTTAAAGATGCTGTCATATCCGCCGTTGAAGAGGCAACCAAAAGGAGTAAAGAACTATCTAAATAAGCTGTGATGATATATAGCTGGATACGAATATTCCCTTTGGTGTAAGGGATACTTTTTCTCCTTTTATTTCAATAAACCCTTCCCTCTCAAGATTCCTGAGGAAGTTCATCTTATCTTTAACCAGTTTTATATCTATTCCATTTTTTAGTCTAAGACCTAAAAATATCTTTTCTTTTTTTTCTTCCTTATCATCTATTAAATCAACGAACTCAACAGGAAACTCTCCCTTTTTAACTTTTTCCATATAAACATGCAGATTTTTTGTATTTCCAAATCTCTTTCTGTTAGCAAACGACCATGCCGATACACCAAGACCTAAAAACTCTTTCCTCTTCCAGTACAGGAGGTTGTGTCTGCACTGATAACCTTCTTTAGCCCAGTTAGAAATTTCATATCTTGAAAATCCACATCTGTTCAAATAGCTATCAATAAGGAGAAACATACGGTAAACAGTATCATCATCTGGCAGAAAATATTCCCCCCTTTTTACCATCTGTCCCAGTGGTGTTTCTTCATAAGCAGTAAGCATATAGGCAGACAGATGTTTTACAGGAAGATTTTCTACAGTTTTCAGGTCTTTCTCAAGAGATTCAACATCCTGTCCCTGAATGCCGTATATTAAGTCTATACTGATATTTTCTATACCTGCACGAAACGCATCTTCTACTGTCTTCAGACTGTCTTCTGGAGAGTGCTCCCTACCTAAAGCTCTCAGCTGCTTTAGCTGAAAGCTCTGGACACCAACACTTATTCTGTTAACTCCAGACTGTTTTAGCTGTTTAAACTGTAAGTATCTATAATTTTCTGGATTGACCTCAACTGTAACTTCAGCGTTACCATTTATACCAACAATCCTGTCTATACCTTCTATTAAATGAGCTATTACTTCAGGAGGTAGGAGGGATGGAGTTCCTCCTCCGAAATAAACTGTTTTCACATCAAACTCTAAATCTCTATACATATGGAGCTCTTTCAGTACGAGAGATACATACTCTGTAAATATCTGCTTATTATTTACAGTTATTGATGTAAAATCACAGTAAGGACACTTTAGACTGCAAAACGGTATATGCAGGTATATTCCCTCTACCAATCAAACACTCCTGTAGACTAAAAATAATAAAACATTGTTATATTGCAATTTAACATATGATAGCATATACTATAAGGACTCAATTTTTACTAACTAACAAGGAGGTTTAGTCAGATGAAAGTTAAAGTATCTGTAGATCAGGACCTGTGCACAGCATGTGCTCTCTGCTACGATGAACTTCCAGAAGTTTACGAAGATGCTGGAGATGGTATAGCAAAAGTAAAAGATGACGTTGGCGGTGATGGTGCTATCATAGAAGGTGAGCTTGCAGAAAGAGCTCTTGAAGTAACTGAGGAATGCCCATCAGGAGCACTTATTACAGAGGTTGTTGAAGAATAATATAAAGGGGGACTTTTAAGTCCCCTTTTTTTCAAATCTTTTCTTCTCCATCTTCTCAATTTTCTCATGAAGTTCTAATAAATCTGCCTTTGGTTTTTCAACGTCCTTAAAATGTCCTCTGAAGAATAAACCCAGGATTATCGCAAGCCATCCTATAATCATAAAAAGCCTTGCAAACAGGACAATTATGTAACCTCTAAAGTCTGTTTCATTCTGTGCAAACTCTGAGTTAAAAAAATCAATACTTTTCTCAACCATATAAAAACCTACAGAAGAAACCATAAGAATGAGGAATATTATGCTTACAGTTTTAGGTGTTAATCTGATTTTCATCTTAATTCCCCCTTTTTTATTCTCAGGGGAAATATATTCTGAAAAAAATTTTTTTCAAAGAGTACCTTCAGTGATGGTTTTTAGCCCTTCTAACCCTTTTAATGGGATGGAAATATGTCTGGTGGAAGGAACATCGTAATCTCTGGGATTAATCCTTATAAGTGTTCCGTGTAACCTGTCTGCAACCCTTTCAGAAAACATCCTCACTGTTGGAACAGCTTTTCCTGCTCCAATCTCTATAATAACAAGGTGGTATCCCATGTCGTCAATCCTTTCAAGCCATCTTTCCAGCCTGAACTCCTGTCCCGCTGTTCTGTGGGATATCCATTCCCAGTCCCCAAACATAAGAATATTAGGCCTTGCTAAGGCCCCACAGTGTTTACACCTTGGAAGGGGTTCTTTTGCTTCAAACTTTTCCATGTCTATATTAATCTCAACATCATCAGCTGGCCATATGTCGTCTGTGCAGGGTTTAATACACTGAAGGTGGTGTATAGAACCGTGAATCTCAACTATTTTCTTCTCGTCAAACCCTGCTTTCTGAAACTGTCCGTCAACATTTGAGGTAAAAACAAAGTATCCTCCTCTTTTACTTTCTCCTAACTTTTTCAGTATGTAAAATCCTTCATGGGGCTGTGTCTTTCTGTAGAGATTAAGTCTGTGCCCATAAAAAGCCCAGGCAAGTTTTGGGTTTTCATGAAACCACCTTGGATTTGCAAGTTCTTCAAATCTCAGACCAAGTTTTCTTGCAATGGGATACGCTCTCCAGAAACCTTCTGTTCCTCTGAAATCAGGCAGTCCGCTATCCACACCCATACCTGCCCCTGCTGTTATAAGAAGAGCATCAGCCTCTTTGATGACTTCTTTTGCTCTGTTAATCTGCTTGTCTATGTTGCCTGCCAACACCTCTTCACCTTCATAATATTTTTGTCTTTAAGATTTCCCTTAATCTACTTACAATTACCCTCACAGCTTCTTCCATTATGAGCTTTCCATACTTCTCTTTTGCAAGCCATGGGGCAGATTCCATCCTTCCATCTGGATATGCCTGTCTAAACTCGTCCCTTGATAGGGGAAAATATACCTGACTTCTATTTATCTTTTTCTTTTCTGATGGTTTATTCCTGAAAGCATCAGGCCTTAAAAATTTTGTTATTGAAACTTCTGACGGTGTTGCATGATAGCCGTTCTTATCTTCAAATATATCCCTTTCTATTTCCTGAACTTCTGGGAGTAAAAACCACGATATAAGTTCCAACAATCCCGATTTTCCTTCAAACTTTATCTGATGAAATGCTGTCTTTATAGGCTCAATATTTCCACCATGGCCATTAATGAAAATAATCCTTTTAAACCCATGCTCTAAAAATGAGTTTATTATGTCTTTGACAAACATAACCATCGTTTCTGGAGATAATGTAACTGTTCCTTTAAACCCCATGTGATGTTGAGACATTCCGTAGTTTATCGTTGGTGCAACAACAATGTCCATCCTTTTTCCCACTTCCCTTGCGATGGCTTCTGCTGTTATAAAGTCTGTTCCTAAAATTCCATAAGGACTGTGTTGTTCACAGGAGCCTATCGGAATAATAACTATATCTTTTTCAACCAGGTATGCCTCAACCTCAACATAAGACATATTTTCCAGCAGCATCACTCCACCTTCAGAAAGTATTTAAACTTCTTATAGTATTTTACACCCTTTAACTGTTTTAGATTTTTTATGCCATTATTTTTTTCCCTTATACTGATAATTCTTTCAGCTGTCTTTTCTCCCATGTAAGGAACTTTTTTAAGCTGCAGAACGTCTGCACTGTTTACGTTAATCTTCAAACTTTTGGGAGAACTGTAAGTATACACAAGCATAAATCCACTTGAGAAAAACATAGAGAAGAGAACAACAGCCGTAAAAAAAGATGTCTGCAGTTTTAAAAGGTTTTTATTCAAGCCCTTCTCTCCCATGAATTTCGTTCTGGAGACCTAAAAGATTTTCTATCATCTCCATATCTCTTCTGGTAATTCTCACCTCATAATCTGCCTTTCTCAGAGGAAATGGATATCCTGAAACAGAGAAGTTAGAAAGTATATCCAATACATATTCAGGGGTTATTCCTTCAAGGTCTGGATTTTCGTAATACTCAATAAGTGATATGGTTCTTCCCCTATCATACTTTCCATAAAAGTATCTGATACTAACATCCCTGAGCTGATACGCTATATTTTCTTCAATATACTCAAAAATCTGAGAAAACTCCCACTTTATCTCATCAAGATTTACATAAGTCTGTGGCAATGTGTATCCATTATCTTTCACAAACTGATGAAGTACTCTTATGTCTGGAATGGATTTCTTAAAAATGTCTGTGGAGTGGGATGTCTTTGCAACACCTATAACAACAGGCTTAAATTCAAGTCCATAAAACAGTTTATGAAGAAGAAGAAGATACTCAAAGTATGCAAGCTTTGACAGTGTTGCCTCAACGATGTCCCTTCTTAACCCCTTTTCTCCAAATTCTTTAAACAGTTTTGCTGTAACCTTTTCTTTTATCTCCTTTGAAAAAGCTACTATATCTTCTTCTAAAAGCATGTCTTTCACGGCAGGTATAAACTCTCCTGCTATGGAGGCAATCTTACCTTCAAACTCCTCAGAACAGAACCAGTCTGTTTTGGGAAAAACTGTTATGAACCTGCTTGAGAGTGTTCCATCTATCAGTAATACTTTAGGTTTTTCTCTTTCAGCCAGCTTTATAAGAGCTTTCATCTCACACAGAAACATCAGCATTCTGAGATACTGGTCAATCAGCTCTGTTTTTTTAATAACAGACAGATTTATATCTCCTGTAACCTCTTCTGCTGGTGTGCTTCCATTTTTCAGTCCAACGGCATAACCTGAAACAGAGTAAAGGTAAAAACCAAGGTAATGTTTTTTGTTAAATGAGCCGTCAGCTGCAACTGCAAACCTATCTACTGGAGCAGGTACGTAATTTTTCCATTTAGACAGAACTTCTTCCCTTTTTATCTCCTCATTTAGAGAAAATGCAAGCTGGGACAGCTCACTTTTTAAGCTGTATGTTTTTTTCAGCAGTTCAGGACGCATCTTTTAGTCCTTTTTGTATATTTTATCAGACATTAATAGGATAATCCCTGTTAGGAATCCAGACTTCCCTGAAAAATTTCTGCTCGTCTTTTAGATAACTTTCAGGTGTATTTTTAATTATCTCTCTTGCCCACTCTTCTATCTTTTCTCCCCCTTCCTCTCCAAATCTCCAGAACACACTTTTCTTATAATCCTCAGAGGTTTCTATCTTTCCTGCAACATATGGATGTCCTTTGTAAGAGGCAAGTTTAAACAGTTTATATTTTTCCCAGTCTAAATGTTTAATCTCTTTTCTTTTTTTCCTCTCTTCCACCTCCCTGTACCTCTTCTCAGAATGGGCAAGCCTTTTGAATATTGCATACTTTAAGGCTTCTGCAATTCCAATGGCTTCTGCTTCTTCTTCCGGATAGCCTAACTTTATGGCTCTGAATTTCTGGAGGGCTGCCATTTTAGGAAATCTGTTTACTAACATTCTGGCTCTCTTTCTGGGTTTTTTCATACAAGGATATTATCTCTTTTTTTAGGGTGTCAATTCCTTCTAATGTGGCAAGTGATACAGGAACAAACCTGAATCCCTTTTCTTCAAAATACTTCTTCAGCCCTTCTATCTTTTTCCTGTCTGACAGAAGGTCTATCTTGTTTCCTACAACAAGCTGGGGTTTTTCTAAAAGCTGTGGTGAATATTTCCCCATCTCTTCATTTATTATGTTAAATGCTTCAACTGGCTCTCTTTCTGCAAAATCTGATATGTCTATCATATGTATCAGAGCTTTTGTTCTTTCTATATGTCTGAGGAATTCATGACCTAAGCCCTGTCCCCGTGATGCTCCTTCAATAAGTCCGGGAATGTCAGCTAAAACCACAGACCTTCCGTAATCTATCTTCATAACCCCAAGGACAGGGGCAAGTGTTGTGAAAGGATAGTCTGCAATCTTTGGCTTTGCATTTGAAAGAACAGATATAAGTGTTGACTTTCCTGCATTAGGGAATCCTACAATTCCAATGTCAGCTATCAGTTTCAGCTCAAGTTCTATCCATCTCTCCTCACCCTTTTCCCCTTCTTCTGCATAATCTGGCGTCTGGTTTGTTGATGTTTTGAAGGAAGCATTACCTTTTCCTCCTCTTCCCCCCTTTGCAACAATAACCTTCTGTCCTTCTTCTTTCAGGTCTGCTATGATTTGTCCTGTCTGGGCATCAGTAACAACCGTTCCAACAGGAACTTTTATGATAAGGTCTTCTCCTTTTTTTCCGTGTTTGTTGTTTCCAGAGCCGTGCTGTCCCCTTTCTGCTTTAAAATGTATTTTGTGCTTAAAGTCCAGCAGTGTTCTAATTCTGCTGTCTGCAATCAAAACAACGTCTCCACCTTTCCCTCCGTTTCCACCTGCAGGACCACCCATAGGAACAAACTTCTCCCTTCTGAATGCAACAACTCCATTTCCGCCATCTCCGCCTTTTACAAAGATTTTTGCCTTGTCTACAAACTTCATAATCCTCACCTTTCTTTTTTGGGGATAATTTATTTCTGAAAATAGGGTTTTCCAGTTATCCTAACTTTATTTCTGTAAGTATCCCAAAGGGGACAGCCAGTCCTGTTATAAAACCATTACCCGGCTTTAAAAACGGAAGAATGTTAAATATGTCTTCTTTTGAGTATTCAAAAAAGACAGAAACAGCCTCAAGGTCGTTCCTGTTAATCAGTTTAAAAACTGCCTGTGTGTTCAGCTGAGAGAGGACATACTTACTGATGTTTGCAGGTCTCTGTGTTATTGCTATCAATCCTAAATTAAACTTCCTTCCTTCTGTGGCTATCTTCCTTGCCATAACGTAAGCAATGTTAGAAGAACCTGCCTGAATTTCTCCAAACCCTTTTTCTGGGGCAAAGTTCTGTGCTTCCTCTAAAATAATAACCCTTTTACCTTCTTCTAATTTTGAAATTCTAAAAATCTCCTTCATCAAGATGCCAGCGATATTTACCCTTGTTATTGGGTCTTCAATCCTGTGAAAGTCGTATATAACAACGTTTTCCTTTGATTCAAGACTTTTCTTTATATCTTTCACAACTTCTGGATGTTTTTTCAGTGCATCTTCTGTGTAATCCTTCTTCAGCATATCAAGGAATGTCTGTAGCTCTTCTCTCAGCTCTCCTTTTAAATCTGTAAGGCTGATAGACTCAATCAGCATATCCTCAAGGGATTTTTCGTTAAATCCTATTATCTCAAGGTCAGGTTTAAGATGCCTTCTAAAGTAAGAGGCAATCCTTTTCTCCTCAGATGACTTTTCCTGAAAAAATACACCGTACTGTCTGAACAGCTCTTTTATGTTGTCAAAACTTACAGGAAATAGCAGTGGGGGAAAAATCAGTTTAAAAGATTTAGAAACAGATTTTTCATACTCGTTGTAAAGGTCAAATATGTAAACCTTTACATCTTTTGATTTTAAGTTTTCCATTATTCTTCTGACGAATGTTGTTTTTCCTGAACCGGTTGTTCCTAAAACGGCCATATGCATGCTGTAAATCTTTTCAAGGTCTACGTATGCATTAAGATTTGTGTTGAACAGTTTTCCAAAAGAAACAGGTTCTCCCATCGGATATCCTGCGTGGTTTATCTTCATAATGCTTTGTATCTCTTTCTCTGTTTTAAGGGAGTATACGAGGGCTCCAGCAGTAGGCGGAACCATCGGTGTTTTCAATACACTTTCCCCATGGGATACTTCAGGATTAAAGTAAGCTAATATCTCTAACTGCCCTACCTTTATACTGCTTTCTTTCTCATTCAGATAAGAGAGGGTTAAAGCCTTTTTATACAGGGGGTCTTTCTCTGTCAGTAATATCTTCAGCTTTTCTACTTCTGAAAAAACAGACCTTTCAATAGTGCTTAAAAATGTTGAAAATAAAGAGCTGTTTATATCTTTTATGACAGCAATTCTTCCAAGGAGAAAACCTGAATCTCCTGCAGGAATTTTCAGATACGTCTGCTGGGGCACTTCCTGAAAGAGCAAAATCTCGGCTGTTATTGAGCTTACAGAGTTCAGAACAATTCCAACAATCTCTTCAGACAGATTTACAGATTTTTCCTTTATACTTTCAAACTGGGAAATTAGCTTCTGAATCTGCTTTTTATCCTCTATAAAAACAGCAGTTT
Proteins encoded in this window:
- a CDS encoding cation:proton antiporter; translation: MSKEEAILLLIISAGAFVVPFISRRLMLPSAVGEIIFGLFIGIFFSQTEKTFSIIHFLGSLGFLILMYLAGLEINFEKIKTTPRKNLIIYSVSIITVILLSFLTVIYIEQPKINILIYLTVAIGLLYPVLKDSNLLKTDFAQSTLIIASIGEVISLVFISGFFMYFKYGLSKETFIHLFEIYLFFFIAYITLKLFQLYAWWNPEKAYRLIKTDDPTETAVRANFANMFVFVALASLLGLEYIIGAFFGGMLFAMVFKKRHEIQEKISSFGYGFLIPVFFIEVGLRFDLFQLLKKEIILGAVTISITVLLIRMIASIPLPLAGFSIKETFAFPFALSMPLTLLVAIATLGMETGVINQEYASMIILASLISGTVYPWLFKFIIRL
- a CDS encoding 3'-5' exonuclease, with the translated sequence MINLTTDEATFTVIDLETTGFFPERDYIIEIAAIKFQGGIEIDRYWKLIKPDSEFIPPFITELTGITNAMVIDQPVIKDVIPEIYQFIESSVLVAHNIKFDLSFLNYNAKTYLGKTIKNPSICTDHLARRILPDIDSKSLESLAYHFSIPYRQKHRAMSDAQVTKQIFEKMLSFLEDYNVNRVIDIIKLSEGKKINYREKRKKYV
- the proC gene encoding pyrroline-5-carboxylate reductase, with the protein product MFKVGLIGCGNMGEAIVKGLSRKIKSTDIIVSDINPERVEYMVEKYNVAGSSSNRRVVENSEIVILAVKPKDLEETVSPINDSFKGKVVVSVLAGISIPKLKNLMKDSFIVRAMPNTPALVGEGAIGVSFENDSPEIKEKIIDLLSSLGTVVEVDEKLMDVVTGLSGSGPAYVFMFIEGLIQGGIKGGLSYNQSRELAVQTVLGAAKMLKETGEHPSILRDKVSSPGGTTIYALHRLEEKGFKDAVISAVEEATKRSKELSK
- the hemW gene encoding radical SAM family heme chaperone HemW, with translation MVEGIYLHIPFCSLKCPYCDFTSITVNNKQIFTEYVSLVLKELHMYRDLEFDVKTVYFGGGTPSLLPPEVIAHLIEGIDRIVGINGNAEVTVEVNPENYRYLQFKQLKQSGVNRISVGVQSFQLKQLRALGREHSPEDSLKTVEDAFRAGIENISIDLIYGIQGQDVESLEKDLKTVENLPVKHLSAYMLTAYEETPLGQMVKRGEYFLPDDDTVYRMFLLIDSYLNRCGFSRYEISNWAKEGYQCRHNLLYWKRKEFLGLGVSAWSFANRKRFGNTKNLHVYMEKVKKGEFPVEFVDLIDDKEEKKEKIFLGLRLKNGIDIKLVKDKMNFLRNLEREGFIEIKGEKVSLTPKGIFVSSYISSQLI
- a CDS encoding ferredoxin, which gives rise to MKVKVSVDQDLCTACALCYDELPEVYEDAGDGIAKVKDDVGGDGAIIEGELAERALEVTEECPSGALITEVVEE
- a CDS encoding SIR2 family NAD-dependent protein deacylase, encoding MAGNIDKQINRAKEVIKEADALLITAGAGMGVDSGLPDFRGTEGFWRAYPIARKLGLRFEELANPRWFHENPKLAWAFYGHRLNLYRKTQPHEGFYILKKLGESKRGGYFVFTSNVDGQFQKAGFDEKKIVEIHGSIHHLQCIKPCTDDIWPADDVEINIDMEKFEAKEPLPRCKHCGALARPNILMFGDWEWISHRTAGQEFRLERWLERIDDMGYHLVIIEIGAGKAVPTVRMFSERVADRLHGTLIRINPRDYDVPSTRHISIPLKGLEGLKTITEGTL
- a CDS encoding creatininase family protein, which encodes MLLENMSYVEVEAYLVEKDIVIIPIGSCEQHSPYGILGTDFITAEAIAREVGKRMDIVVAPTINYGMSQHHMGFKGTVTLSPETMVMFVKDIINSFLEHGFKRIIFINGHGGNIEPIKTAFHQIKFEGKSGLLELISWFLLPEVQEIERDIFEDKNGYHATPSEVSITKFLRPDAFRNKPSEKKKINRSQVYFPLSRDEFRQAYPDGRMESAPWLAKEKYGKLIMEEAVRVIVSRLREILKTKIL
- a CDS encoding ComEA family DNA-binding protein is translated as MNKNLLKLQTSFFTAVVLFSMFFSSGFMLVYTYSSPKSLKINVNSADVLQLKKVPYMGEKTAERIISIREKNNGIKNLKQLKGVKYYKKFKYFLKVE
- a CDS encoding DNA double-strand break repair nuclease NurA; this translates as MRPELLKKTYSLKSELSQLAFSLNEEIKREEVLSKWKNYVPAPVDRFAVAADGSFNKKHYLGFYLYSVSGYAVGLKNGSTPAEEVTGDINLSVIKKTELIDQYLRMLMFLCEMKALIKLAEREKPKVLLIDGTLSSRFITVFPKTDWFCSEEFEGKIASIAGEFIPAVKDMLLEEDIVAFSKEIKEKVTAKLFKEFGEKGLRRDIVEATLSKLAYFEYLLLLHKLFYGLEFKPVVIGVAKTSHSTDIFKKSIPDIRVLHQFVKDNGYTLPQTYVNLDEIKWEFSQIFEYIEENIAYQLRDVSIRYFYGKYDRGRTISLIEYYENPDLEGITPEYVLDILSNFSVSGYPFPLRKADYEVRITRRDMEMIENLLGLQNEIHGREGLE
- the obgE gene encoding GTPase ObgE, which encodes MKFVDKAKIFVKGGDGGNGVVAFRREKFVPMGGPAGGNGGKGGDVVLIADSRIRTLLDFKHKIHFKAERGQHGSGNNKHGKKGEDLIIKVPVGTVVTDAQTGQIIADLKEEGQKVIVAKGGRGGKGNASFKTSTNQTPDYAEEGEKGEERWIELELKLIADIGIVGFPNAGKSTLISVLSNAKPKIADYPFTTLAPVLGVMKIDYGRSVVLADIPGLIEGASRGQGLGHEFLRHIERTKALIHMIDISDFAEREPVEAFNIINEEMGKYSPQLLEKPQLVVGNKIDLLSDRKKIEGLKKYFEEKGFRFVPVSLATLEGIDTLKKEIISLYEKTQKESQNVSKQIS
- a CDS encoding helicase HerA domain-containing protein — translated: MKLLSKEEILPFLKNLFSQAQNSIKISSPWIKSEVFKELLPEKNVNLEVIVRDSELEDFLITDPDVLRTIQQLKGKIFLNPDIHSKFVIIDNKKAVVGSANITKSGLYQDGNIETAVFIEDKKQIQKLISQFESIKEKSVNLSEEIVGIVLNSVSSITAEILLFQEVPQQTYLKIPAGDSGFLLGRIAVIKDINSSLFSTFLSTIERSVFSEVEKLKILLTEKDPLYKKALTLSYLNEKESSIKVGQLEILAYFNPEVSHGESVLKTPMVPPTAGALVYSLKTEKEIQSIMKINHAGYPMGEPVSFGKLFNTNLNAYVDLEKIYSMHMAVLGTTGSGKTTFVRRIMENLKSKDVKVYIFDLYNEYEKSVSKSFKLIFPPLLFPVSFDNIKELFRQYGVFFQEKSSEEKRIASYFRRHLKPDLEIIGFNEKSLEDMLIESISLTDLKGELREELQTFLDMLKKDYTEDALKKHPEVVKDIKKSLESKENVVIYDFHRIEDPITRVNIAGILMKEIFRISKLEEGKRVIILEEAQNFAPEKGFGEIQAGSSNIAYVMARKIATEGRKFNLGLIAITQRPANISKYVLSQLNTQAVFKLINRNDLEAVSVFFEYSKEDIFNILPFLKPGNGFITGLAVPFGILTEIKLG